Genomic DNA from Streptomyces sp. NBC_00464:
ACACCAGTGAGGGCCAGCCCATCGGAAGTGGGCTGGCCCTCGCTGCGACTGCCGGAAGACAGTCGACAGCCCCTCAAGTACAGCAGGAGGAAACCCGCCGTGAACAGCAACGACCCGAATCACGCACCTCTGCGCGATGTGGCGCAGAACCCGGAGGCAACCGCCCGGTACCTGGCCGATGTTCAGCGGGTCCTGCTGGATATCGGCAGGAACCTGGAGGCCCTGGCTGCGGAGACCCGCGTGCACTGCCGCGACACCCACGTCGAAGGCGACCGGTTCTTCGACGCCTGGATGCGTGCTCAGCCCGTGGAAAAGGCCCTCAAGGGCGTGCTCAAGCACGTCGAGGGTGTTACGAAAGGCCTGGAAAAGAGCGCATTCAGGCGTCGCGCCCACGATGAGGCGGTCTTGAATACCGCCAAGAAAAGGAAGGAAAAGGCGCTGGAAAAGAAGCGCAAGAATGCCCCGCCCCTGCAGGCCGCCCCGAAGCATCTGCCGGATCAGGGCGCACACAACCAGGATTCCGACTATGGTGGTCCCACGTCGATTTACGACCTGGGTGACAGGGAGTCGGCGTGACGCGCCCCCTCAGCAGTGCCGAACGCTCCATTCAAGGACGAAACGGCTGGCTGCAGGAAGAAGAGCGCAAGGCGATCGAAAGCCGCGGCGATATCGGCCGGATGGAATTCTGGCTCCGCGTCACTCGGTCCGAAATCACGAAGGAAGTCAAATCCGGTCGCGCCGATGTTATTACGGCATTCACGCTGGTCTGTCGCCTCTTCAGGATGGTGCTGGAGAAGCGGCAAGCGGGCGATCCGCGACTGTTCGACCACCTGATGCAGTACGCGGACACCGTCCTCAAGCAGCACGGACCGCGTAACTGAGCGTCACCCACGAAGGCCCCGCCGGACGCTGGCGGGGCCTCGCGCGCGTAAAGCGTGCACACGTGCACGTGCACGCGCGTGCACACGAGACCCCACTGTCTGTCAAGTCCCCTGAAGGGGGTGAACCGTGTCCGACGAGTCCGATGACACCGGCGGCGGAACGCTGGTCCACGGTCCCTGGAGCGGTGATTCCACATACCCGCTGCCACCGATCCCGGATTTCATCGACACCATTCCACCGCCGGAAGAAATTCCGGAGCCTCCCCCGGAAACCCCGGAGGAGACCACGATGGAACTGCCGCCGATTCCGACTGCTCCGAACCCGGCGACCGCGCTGCGCTCCGAAGGGATTACGACACCGGAAGCCGGCGAAGATGGCGACGAATACGAGGAAGGCGAATACGAACAGCCTCGTTCGCTCGCTGACAGGCTCGGTGACTGGCTGGAATTCCGGCTGGAAATGGCGCGGGCCAACCATGAAAGCGAAGCGCCTTTCCGTGAAGCTGAAATTGCGCGGAAGGCTGCACTGCTGGAGGGTCGTACTGCGCAGGAAGTCGCGATGATGGAGCAGAATGGAAAGCTCCACACCGCGATGATGAAAGCGAAGGGCGACAAGGCGACGGCGCGCGGAAAGGCCGACGCGGAGCGTATGAAGTCGCCCAGTTCCGGCCTGGGAGCGGACAAGGGCCGCTCGAAGGCCGGGGCTGGTGGCGGGTCCCCGCGCGGCGGGAGCGGCAGCGGTTCGTCCCGCAACAACTCCGGGCCGGGAGCCAACCGGCCCGGGGCGGTGCAGCGCAACGGCAACTCCGGCGGCCCCGCCGGGCGTTCCCGGAACGGATCGACCGGCGGCGGTGGCAAGGGTGCCTCGAAGGGCTCTGACCGGTCCTCTGGCGGACGCGCAACCGGTTCCGGGCGCACCGGGCCCAGTGGGGGGCCGAAGAACTCTCAGGCAGGCTCTGGCAGCTCCGGCAAGGGCGGCGGCCGCAAGGAAGACGGCGGTCGGGGCCAGCACGGGCCGGCGTCCAACGCCCGTGCGGAGCGGGCTCGTGGCCGTGCGGAGCGGGCGGGGAATCGTCAGGCGGGACGTCAGGAGCGGCGCAGTGCCGGGCACACCGCCGGTGTCGCCGACCGGAGCAAGAACCGGGAGCAGGCCCGCGCCAACCGGCAGAAGGAATGGGAGGACCGCCGGGCGAAGCGGGCGGAGCGGGACACGGTACGGAAGGCGAAGCGGGAAGCTGCGGGGTCGGCCGACTCCGGTCGCACCACGCTGGGCGGGGCTCTCACAGAGGAAGTCCAGCGCCGCTGGGACAAGCGCCGCGTCGACGCGAAGGCCGACAAGGCCGGCGCAGAGAAGGTGAACCTGACCAAGGACGACAAGGGCGGCAAGGCTGAGGGTGCTGGCGGCAAGGAAGAGGAGACCGTCAAGGAGGCCCCGGACGGTGCCTCCAGCACCGCGAAGGACACGTCGGCAGCCGGTGAGGCAGGCAAGGGCAAAAAGGCCGCTGACGGGGCGCCTGTCGGCTCGAAGAAGAGCCGCCGGTCCCGCCGTCGCACCAGCGGCTCGGGCCGGGCCGGACGACGGGGCCGCACTCGCAGAACGGGGAGCACTGGCCGTGCACGGCGGGCCGGCCCACGCGGGCGCGGGCGGTCGTCGGACAACCGCTTCGGGCCGGAGCCCACCCCGACGGTGGAGTGGCCCGATCACCCCAGCGGTCCGCCGAAGCCCGCCAACAAGACCGAGGACGACATCGTCGACGCGGACATCGTCCCCGACCCACCTGCGGCCGTGACGGTCGGCGTCAAGGGCCTGCCGGCCGCTTCGGAGCCGCATGCCGAGCGGCCCGGCACCAGCCGACCAACGAGCACGGAAGGGAGCAGCGTGAGCAGCAGGGCCAAGAACAGCGGGGGCCGGAAGGGCAACATG
This window encodes:
- a CDS encoding ATP/GTP-binding protein, translating into MMEQNGKLHTAMMKAKGDKATARGKADAERMKSPSSGLGADKGRSKAGAGGGSPRGGSGSGSSRNNSGPGANRPGAVQRNGNSGGPAGRSRNGSTGGGGKGASKGSDRSSGGRATGSGRTGPSGGPKNSQAGSGSSGKGGGRKEDGGRGQHGPASNARAERARGRAERAGNRQAGRQERRSAGHTAGVADRSKNREQARANRQKEWEDRRAKRAERDTVRKAKREAAGSADSGRTTLGGALTEEVQRRWDKRRVDAKADKAGAEKVNLTKDDKGGKAEGAGGKEEETVKEAPDGASSTAKDTSAAGEAGKGKKAADGAPVGSKKSRRSRRRTSGSGRAGRRGRTRRTGSTGRARRAGPRGRGRSSDNRFGPEPTPTVEWPDHPSGPPKPANKTEDDIVDADIVPDPPAAVTVGVKGLPAASEPHAERPGTSRPTSTEGSSVSSRAKNSGGRKGNMAAQHRTDITFDEFLMEMANIAILAASHQERAEAIAEALGRVADALRDMAADLVDDHNIDTRVTDQITDLAGAAGRMKLQARRCADQCGIAKEAAKLAAVMVARIYGEDMAAKEDADLKHTSAAAHHD